The Candidatus Methylomirabilota bacterium genome contains a region encoding:
- a CDS encoding sugar transferase, whose product MTLAQRLAWFEGLSTLGILSFAILLWLQPGLDPATLWGLAVRAVIVVAVCVGSLYFNDLYNFETPHDFPSLFGRLCRALGWSALFLAVTYLVFPATIIPGNVASHVLIVLLVALLLTRAAVYTLAKRAPFSERVLIMGGGSLAWELAQQIRTRPDLALRLVGVLGEPAAPAPAPHLGRYGEVAEVVRRYRPDRIIVAVPDRRGQLPLTELLACRFRGVRIEEGTQVYERCNQRLAVESLTPSALIFGDGFRVTPAKLAVKRALSVVIAVGALAVSAPFMAMIALLIKLESPGPVFFIQERVGLHGRIFRLVKFRTMRMAEERDTVIRDNASRVTHVGAVLRRYRLDEIPQFINILCGDMSLVGPRPEMAQNVATFSALIPFYNLRHEVRPGLTGWAQVRAGYSMSIEEVTRKLCYDLYSIKHMALTFDLRILFDTVKFVLSGKRPG is encoded by the coding sequence ATGACGCTTGCGCAACGGCTTGCCTGGTTCGAGGGACTGTCGACGCTGGGGATCCTCAGCTTCGCGATCCTGCTCTGGCTGCAGCCCGGGCTGGACCCGGCGACGCTCTGGGGCTTGGCGGTGCGGGCCGTGATCGTGGTGGCGGTCTGTGTCGGCTCCCTCTACTTCAACGATCTCTATAACTTCGAGACCCCGCACGACTTTCCCAGCCTGTTCGGCCGCCTGTGTCGCGCGCTCGGCTGGAGCGCGCTGTTCCTCGCCGTCACCTACCTCGTGTTCCCCGCGACGATCATCCCGGGCAACGTCGCCTCCCACGTCCTGATCGTCCTCCTGGTCGCGCTGCTGCTCACCCGAGCCGCCGTCTACACGCTCGCCAAGCGCGCGCCCTTCTCCGAGCGCGTGCTCATCATGGGTGGGGGCTCGCTGGCCTGGGAGCTGGCCCAGCAGATCCGCACGCGCCCCGACCTCGCGCTCCGGCTCGTCGGCGTTCTCGGTGAGCCGGCGGCGCCGGCGCCCGCGCCGCACCTGGGACGGTACGGCGAGGTCGCCGAGGTCGTCCGCCGCTACCGGCCGGACCGGATCATCGTCGCGGTGCCGGACCGCCGCGGCCAGCTGCCGTTGACCGAGCTGCTGGCCTGCCGCTTCCGCGGCGTGCGCATCGAGGAGGGCACGCAGGTCTACGAACGCTGCAACCAGCGCCTGGCGGTGGAGTCACTCACCCCCAGCGCGCTGATCTTCGGCGACGGCTTCCGGGTGACACCCGCCAAGCTGGCGGTCAAGCGGGCGCTGAGCGTGGTGATCGCGGTCGGCGCGCTCGCGGTGAGCGCGCCGTTCATGGCAATGATCGCGCTGCTCATCAAGCTCGAGAGCCCCGGGCCTGTCTTCTTCATCCAGGAGCGCGTGGGGCTCCACGGCCGGATCTTCCGCCTCGTCAAGTTCCGCACGATGCGCATGGCGGAAGAGCGGGATACGGTCATCCGCGACAACGCCAGTCGCGTCACGCACGTGGGCGCGGTCTTGCGGCGCTACCGGCTCGACGAGATCCCGCAGTTCATCAACATCCTGTGCGGGGACATGAGCCTGGTCGGCCCCCGCCCGGAAATGGCGCAGAACGTCGCCACCTTCTCGGCCCTCATCCCTTTCTACAACCTCCGCCACGAAGTGCGGCCCGGGCTCACGGGGTGGGCCCAGGTGAGGGCGGGCTACTCGATGAGCATCGAAGAGGTCACGCGAAAGCTCTGCTACGACCTCTACTCCATCAAGCACATGGCACTCACCTTCGACCTGAGGATTCTCTTCGACACCGTGAAGTTCGTCCTCAGCGGCAAGAGACCGGGTTGA